One genomic region from Oncorhynchus gorbuscha isolate QuinsamMale2020 ecotype Even-year linkage group LG13, OgorEven_v1.0, whole genome shotgun sequence encodes:
- the LOC123994116 gene encoding dihydropteridine reductase-like: protein MAASRVLVYGGRGALGSKIVQHFKSKGWWVASIDIVASEEANANVLVKLSESFTEQAGQVTADVAQLLGDQKVDAILCVAGGWAGGNCSSKDLYKNTDMMWKQSVWTSTISSHLAAVHLKQGGLLTLAGAKASLGGTSGMVGYGMAKSAVHQLCQSLAGEDSGMPPGAVAVAILPVTLDTPMNRKFMPDADFGSWTPLEYIAETFFSWATGADRPASGSLMQLTTTGGKTQALPTQ from the exons ATGGCTGCCAGTCGGGTACTCGTATACGGAGGAAGAGGTGCACTGGGTAGCAAAATTGTTCAGCACTTCAAATCTAAAGGATGG TGGGTAGCCAGCATCGATATCGTTGCCAGTGAGGAGGCAAACGCGAACGTGCTGGTGAAGTTGTCGGAGTCATTTACTGAGCAAGCAGGACAG GTGACAGCAGATGTGGCCCAGTTGCTAGGGGACCAGAAAGTGGATGCCATCTTGTGTGTGGCAGGCGGATGGGCTGGAGGAAATTGCAGCTCCAAAG ACCTGTACAAAAACACAGACATGATGTGGAAGCAGAGTGTGTGGACCTCTACCATATCTAGCCATCTGGCTGCTGTGCACCTGAAGCAGGGTGGACTACTGACTCTGGCTGGGGCTAAAGCATCACTGGGTGGTACTAGTG gcaTGGTGGGCTATGGCATGGCCAAGTCAGCagtccaccagctctgtcagagtttAGCAGGAGAAGACAGTGGGATGCCCCCTGGAGCTGTGGCAGTTGCCATACTACC GGTAACCTTGGATACTCCAATGAACAGGAAGTTCATGCCCGATGCAGACTTtggttcctggacaccactggaGTACATTGCAGA AACTTTCTTCAGTTGGGCCACCGGTGCGGATCGTCCAGCATCGGGAAGTCTGATGCAGCTCACCACCACCGGAGGCAAGACACAGGCCCTACCCACACAATAA